Part of the Streptomyces sp. HSG2 genome, GTTTCGGCCGGTGCGGTAGGGCGGAACCCGGGGCGCGCGCAGGAGCACGCTCCCCGACGGGCCGACGCGGCCGAACCCCGCGGCGGACCGATGACCGCGAGAACGCCGCTCGACGAGGGCTCGTCCGCCTCTGCCGCGGGCGGTCGTGCCACCGGGCACGCGCGCTCGTTCTCCACCACGGAGGCGTCGGCGAGCCGTTCCGGCGAGCCGGTCGCGGCGGCACCGATCGATGGACGAGGGGTAGGCATGACCGACACCGGCCGGGTCCCGGGCGAGGGACAGCCGGAGAACGCAGGCATGGTCGAGCAGCGAGGCGCCCCCGCGCCCGACGCGTACCCCTACCTCTCCGAGAGCACATCCGAGGACGACGATCTGCTCCTGCTGCCCGGAGCGCGCGGAGCCTGGGGCAACGAGGTCGCGCCGCCCGCCCCCGAACCCGTCGTGGAGGTGCTGCCACCGCCCGCGCCCCGGCCCGCCGAGTCCGGAGCGCCACACGACACGGGCGCGAGCCGACCCGCCTCCCCCGACCCGGCGAACGTGACCCTCCGCCGCCCCCTGCATCTGGGACCCCTCATCCCGGACGCCTCCGCCAGCCCGGTCCGATCGCTCGCCGACCGCGGACCGGCCCGGCAGCCGATACGCGACACGCCGACGTCCGCCGAGCCCCCCACCGCTCCGGACGCCCCCCCCACGCCGCGGGATCCCGCGGAGCCCGGCCCGGATTCGCCCGAGCCCGGAGGACCGAAGGCCGTCGTGACGCGGCCCGAGCCCGTCCCCGGGCCGGTGCCGCCGGCCGCTTCGGGCGACGCGGCCCAGGCCGTCGTCGCGCGGGTGTCGACCGAGGCCGTCGCCGCGACCGGCGGCACGCTGACGGCGCTTCCCATGCCGCCCGGCGACACCTCCGCGCCCGCCGCCCCGGTACCCCAGGAGAAGACGGCCGACGGCGAGGAGGCGCCGCACGGAGCGGAACCTCCGGTACCGGAACGGTCCGCCCCCGCTGCCGCCGACGAGGAGGCGCGGCAGAGGGCGAACGCGGCGCCGCCGCCCGAGGACGTTCCGCCGCCCGAGGCCACGCGGACGGTGCCGGACCGCATGGCGGTCCGTGATCGAGCCCCCTTCGTCGACGTGCCCCCCGCCCTCGAAGCGACGACTCCGGCCAGCGCCCCGGTGGCCCCGCCGGCACCGGACACCGCCGCGCCCGAGGACTCGCGGACGGCGGTGGGTGGTCTCGCCACCCCCGGCACACCGGATGCCGACACCGGTGGCGACGACGCGGCGCCGGACACGGGCGCCGAAGAGCCGACCGGGACCGACGTGGGGGCCGGGGGGCCCGCGCTGCCTCCGGGCGCCGAGGTCCCGCCCGCACACCCCGATACCCGACCCCCCGATCCCGCCGACCCTCTCCCGGTGCCCTCGCGAGAGGAGCCCGAGCCCACCGGGCGCGCCGGGCGCGCCGGGGACACCGAGCGCGCGAGCGAGGCCGAGGAACCGCCGACCGACGAGCCGGCCTTGCCGGAGTCCGGGACGTTCCTCCAGAAGGCTCCCGCCCCGGAGCCCGCGGCGCACCCCGCACCGGGACCGGAGTCCACCTCCGTCCCGCTCGCCGAGACCGCGGCGGGACACGACTCGGGAGCCGATCGGGCCGGCGCGCCCATCGCCTCGACGGATCGGGACCCGGAGAGCCGGGGGGTCGTGCCTCTCGGCTCCAGCGCTTCGGTCGCCTCCCCGTCCTTCCCGGAACCGGCGGCACCCACCACCCTCCCGCAGGAGCAGGAGCAGGAGCAGGAGCAGGAGCACTCGGGCGACGCGGAGAGCGGGCAGGAGGCGCGGGCGCTTCCCGAAGCCGTCCGCGGCCCGGGCGCCGCCCCCGAGAGCGGTCGTCCCGACGACGCCCCACCCTCACCACCGACTTCGCCCGCCGCCCCCCTGCCGTCGGGGGAGCCGTCGTCCGACGCTCTCGACCGCGCCGACCTCCGGCCGCCCACCCCACCGGCCGACCGGACCGCCCCCGAGGGGCCCGATGCCCCGCCGGCCCGACCGGACCCGGAGAACCTCGCCGACCCCGAGGCACCGGATCGTGAGACGGCCTCGGGACCCCGAACCGGCGAGGAGTCGCCCGCCCCGGACGCGGCGGCCGACGATGTGCCGGCCGGTCCCTCCCGCGCCCCCGCCGCGCCCGGGTACGCCGATTCCGAACGCGAGGCGATCCTGCGCGTCATGCGGGAGCGCCGCGATATTCGCAACGGGTTCCGTGACGATCCCGTCCCCCACGAGGTGCTGCTCCGCGTTCTGGAGGCCGCCCACACCGCGCCGTCCGTCGGCCAGTCCCAGCCCTGGGACTTCGTCGTCATCCGATCGCCCGAGACCCGTCGCGCCATGCACGAGCTGGCGGAGCGTCAGCGGGAGGCGTACGCCACGTCCCTGCCCAAGGGGCGAGCCAAGCAGTTCCGGGAACTCAAGATCGAGGCCATCCTCGACACCCCGGTGAACATCGTCGTCACCGCCGATCCCACCCGGGGGGGCCGCCACACTCTGGGCAGGCACACCCAGCCGCAGATGGCCCCGTACTCGGCCGCGCTCGCCGTGGAGAACCTGTGGCTCGCCGCCCGTGCCGAGGGCCTGGGCGTGGGGTGGGTCAGCTTCTTCGACGAGCGCGAAATGGTCCGGGCACTCGATCTGCCCGAGCACCTGGAGGTCGTGGCCTACCTCTGCCTCGGCTATGTCGACGCCTTCCCGGACGAGCCCGAGCTGACGCGCGCGGGCTGGTCCAAGCGCCGACCTCTGTCGTGGGTGGTCCACGAGGAGTCCTACGGCCGCCGGGCGCTGCCCGGCGAGGACCCCCACGACCTCCTCGGCGAGACCGTGGCGCAGATCCGCCCGCTGGACGCGAAGGCGCTCGGCCAGGCGTGGGAGCGACAGAAGCGGATGACCAAGCCCGCCGGAGCCCTCGGCATGCTGGAGATCATCTCGGCCCAGCTCTCCGGGTTGTCCCGGCAGTGCCCGCCGCCGATTCCCGAGCCCGCCGCCGTGGCGATCTTCGCGGGGGACCACGGGGTGCACGCCCAGGGCGTCACACCGTGGGCGCAGGAGGTGACCGGCCAGATGGTCGCCAACTTCCTGAGTGGGGGAGCGGTGTGCAACGCCTTCGCCGCGCAGGTCGGCGCAGAGGTCTGCGTCGTGGACGTCGGTGTCGCCACCGACCTGCCCGCCACCCCCGGGCTGCTGCCCCGGAGGATCAGGCCCGCCACCTCCGACATGACGGCGGGGCCCGCGATGAGCCGCGAAGAGGCGAGGCAGGCGATCGAGATCGGCATCGAGACCGCCCGCGACCTGGTGTCCGCCGGCAACAAGGCGCTCCTGACCGGTGAGATGGGCATCGCCAACACCACCGCTTCCGCCGCTCTGATCGCGGTCTTCACCGGAGCCGACCCCTCGGAGGTGACCGGCCGGGGCACCGGGGTCAACGACGAGACCCTGGCCCGCAAGACCGAGGTGGTCCGGCGCGCGATCGAACTGCACCGTCCCGACCCGGCCGACCCGATCGGTGTGCTCGCGGCGATCGGCGGTTTCGAACACGCGGCCATCGTCGGGTTGTTGCTGGGCGGCGCGGCCTTGCGAACCCCGGTGATCCTGGACGGCGTCAGCGCCGGCGCGGCGGCCCTGGTCGCCCGCGCCATCGCCCCGGAGGTCCTCGCCGCCTGCATCGCCGGGCACCGCAGCGCCGAGCCAGGCCATGTCGCCGCGCTCAACAAGCTGGGGCTGCGACCTCTGGTCGATCTCGACCTCCGGCTCGGCGAGGGCACCGGGGCGCTCTTGGCACTGCCCTTGGTGCAGAGCACCGCGCGGGCCATGCACGAGGTGGCGACGTTCGACTCGGCCGGAGTCACCGAGAGTTGATCCATCCCCGGCCGGCCGGCCCGGTACGGGGCGTGCCCCTCCCCGGCGCGGGAGGGGCGGCGCGTCGGGGCGGTGACCGTCGGCGCGGAGACCCGCCCCTGCCGCGCCGGGGAGACCCGGCGTAAAATCCGCGGGTCAGGGTCGCTCCAGCGCCGTAGCGTCCGCCGCCACCGCTCGGATCAGGAGCAGTCCGCGTATGGCCGAACACCCCGCCTATCCCGTAGGTCTCCGCCTGGCCGGTCGCCGAGTGGTCGTGCTCGGTGGTGGGCAGGTGGCCCAGCGCCGTCTCCCCGCCCTCGTCGCGGCGGGCGCGGACATCCACCTGATCTCGCCGACGGCCACGCCGTCGGTCGAGGCCATGGCGGACGCCGGTGAGATCGTCTGGGAGCGACGGGGCTACCGGGACGGCGACCTCGCCGAGGCCTGGTACGTGCTCGTCGCCACCAGTGACCCGGAGGCCAACGTGGCGGCCTCCGCCGAGGCCGAGCGCCGGAGGGTGTGGTGCGTCCGCTCCGACGACGCCGATCAGGCCACCGCCTGGACCCCCGCGACCGGACACAGCGAGGGCGTCACGGTCGCCGTGCTGACGACCCGCGCGCGGGTTCGGGATCCTCGGCGCACGGCGGCCATCCGAGACGCCGTCGTCGAGGGGCTCCGGGACGGCACCCTCCTCGCGCCCCACCAGCGCGACCGGGCCCCGGGCGTGGCCTTGGTCGGCGGCGGCCCCGGCGACCCCGACCTGATCACCGTCCGCGGGAGGCGCCTGCTCGCGGAGGCCGACGTCGTCATCGCCGACCGTCTCGGTCCACGCGATCTCCTGGACGAACTGCCGGCACACGTCGAGGTGATCGACGCGGCGAAGATCCCCTACGGCCGGTTCATGGCCCAGGAGGCCATCAACGCCGCCCTGGTCGAGCACGCCAGGCGAGGCAGGTTCGTCGTCCGACTCAAGGGGGGCGACCCGTTCGTGTTCGGCCGGGGCATGGAGGAGGTCGAGGCGCTCGCCGCGGCCGGGATCCCGTGCACCGTGGTACCCGGCGTCTCCAGCGCGGTCTCCGTGCCGGGCGCCGCCGGGATCCCCGTGACCCATCGCGGTGTGGCCCACGAATTCACGGTCGTCAGCGGCCATGTCTCCCCCGACGACGAACGGTCCCTGGTGGACTGGCCCTCCATGGCGGGGCTGACCGGCACCCTGGTGATCCTGATGGGTGTCGACAAGATCGGCCGGATCGCGGAGACGCTCGTCGCGCACGGCAAGTCCCCCGACACCCCGGTGGCGTTCGTGCAGGAGGGGACCACGGCGGGGCAGCGCAGGGTCGACGCCACCCTGGGCACGGTCGCCGAGACGGTGCGCACCGCGAACGTGCGACCCCCCGCGGTGATCGTCGTCGGCGCGGTCGTCGAGGCCGGCCCCCCCTCCGGCGGCGCGCCGGCGCGACCTCCGCGACACTGACCGATCCGAGCCGATGGCTCCGTTCCAGGGACGAGGCAGCATCACCCCGTGGCCGATCTCATCACCGTCGACGACCCCGACGATCCACGCCTTTCCGACTACACCGGTCTGACCGACGTCGAGCTGCGTCGCAGACGCGAGCCGGCCGAAGGCCTGTTCATCGCCGAAGGCGAGAAGGTCATCCGACGGGCCGGGGCAGCCGGCTACGCGATGCGGTCGATGCTGCTCTCGGCCAAGTGGGTCGACGCGATGCGCGACGTGATCGACGAGGCTCCCGCGCCCGTCTACGCGGTCTCCCCGGAGCTCGCCGAGCGGGTCACCGGCTACCACGTGCATCGCGGCGCCCTCGCGTCCATGCGGCGCAAACCGTTGCCCGACCCATCCGATCTGCTGCGGACCGCGCGCCGAGTAGCCGTCATGGAGTCCGTCAACGACCACACCAACGTGGGGGCGATCTTCCGTTCGGCCGCGGCCCTCGGCATGGACGCGGTCCTCCTCTCCCCGAGCTGCGCGGACCCTCTGTACCGGCGCAGCCTCAAGGTCTCCATGGGCGCCGTCCTGTCCGTGCCGTACGCCCGCCTCGACATCTGGCCCAAGGGGCTGGAGTGGGTGCGCGCGGCCGGGTTCACGCTGTTGGCCCTCACTCCCGACGGAAAGGCCCGCACGCTCGACGAGGCCGCGCCCCACCACCTGGAGCGGGTGGCGCTGATGCTCGGCGCGGAGGGGGACGGGCTGTCCAGGCAAGCCCTGGTCGCGGCGGACGAGTGGGTCCGCGTGCCGATGGCCCACGGTGTCGACTCGCTCAACGTCGGAGCCGCCGCGGCCGTCGCCTTCTACGCGGTCACCGCGGGGCGCCCCACGGGCTGAAACGGCGCGGCGGGCCGTTCGACGCCGAGGCGGTCCTCGGTGACGATCCGAACCGCCGCCGGCCCGTCGGTTCGCTCCCCCTCCAGACTCCGGGCGTCGCGCCGGCAGCTCTGGGCCAGGGCGATCCCGAGCGCGACGAGAGCGGTCACCACCACGAAGACGAAGAGGCGTTGGCGCAGGAGCCGGGGGTTGGCCGGTCCACGCCACGCCCGCGTCGGGCGGGTCGCGCGGTTGCCCGGGGCACCGCCGCGCGAGGTGTGGCCGCCCAGGCCGGGTCGGGTGTTCCGTCCGGTGCCGCCGGGCGTGGAGCGGGGCGTCGCCGGCGTCGTCCCGTTGCCTCGGCGGCCGGCGCCGTCTTCGAGGGGGGTACTCCGCACGGGCGTGATCCGGCCGCCGCCTCGGGAAGAGCCTTCCCGGCGACGGGCACGCGGCGACGACGTGCCGGGCGGGCGCGTCCGCCCGGGTGTGGGGCGCGTGTCTCGGTCGCCGCGGGGTCCGGGGGTGCCACTCGTCGAGACTCGGACCGATGGCCGGTCGGCCTCCCGGCCACGCTGTGTGGGTGGACGCGCCTCCGTGATGCCCTGGGCCTCCCGTGCCGCGATCTCCTTCAACCGCAGGGACAGCTGAGGCGTGCCGGGCCGCTCCTGTGGGTCCTTGGCCAGGCAGGCGCGGACGAGGGGGGCCAGCGCGTCGGGCACCCCCCGCAGTTGCGGTTCCTCGTGCACCACGCGGTAGAGCATCACCTCCGAACTCCCGTGTCCGAAGGGAGAGTCGCCCATCGACGCGTAGGCGAGCGTGGCGCCCATCGAGAACACGTCCGTCGCGGGGGTGACGGCCGCCCCGCGGACCTGCTCGGGGGCCAGGAAACCGGGGGAGCCGACGGCGGTGCCGACGTGTGTGAGGGTCGAGGCGCCCGTGGCCCAGGCGATGCCGAAGTCGATGATCCTCGGCCCCTTGGGGGAGAGCAGGATGTTCGAGGGCTTCAGGTCCCGGTGGACGACTCCGGCCTCGTGCACGGCCACCAGTCCCTCGAACAGCGCGGCGCCGACCGCGGCGACGTCCGCCGCCGACAGCGGCCCCTCGTCGACCACCTGGTCGTGGAGGGAGGGGCCCGGGACGTACTGCGTCGCGAACCAGGGGCGGTCCGCCTCCAGGTCGGCGGCGACCAGGCGGGCGGTGCAGCCGCCCCGGATCCGTCGCGCGGCCGAGACCTCGCGGGCGAACCGTGAGCGGAATTCCTGATCCTCCGCCAGATCCGGGCGGATCACCTTCAGGGCCACCCGCTGCCCTCGCCTGTCCGAGCCGAGGTAGACCACCCCCATCCCGCCCGCGCCGAGGCGCCGGTGAAGCCTGAACGAGCCGACGACGCGCGGGTCCTCGCGCCTCAGGCGCATCATCGCCATGTCCATCCCCGCTGCCCGGTCCCTGTGACGTGGCACAGCTTACGTTTCCCGGGGCGTCGGCGCGCAGAGGCCGCGCCCGCTCGGTGCCGTCGCCCGCCGGGCGCGCCGCCGCCGCGCCGAGGGCACCGCCGGTGACCGAACGGCGGACGGCGGCGAGGAACGAGTCCCGGATCAACCCCGCGCGGGGGAAGGGTGATTGGTCGTGACGGAAGGCGACTCCGGCGGGTGGGCCCTCCCGCGCGCGGCCTCGACTCGTTCGAGACGGTAGGCGCGACCGTCTCGCGGCGTCGACCGGGCGCGAACCGTGAGGGAAGTCACCGATGTCAGGGTCGCGCCCGCCCGGCCTCCACCCTGGGGAGTACTCCCGGCGGCGCGACTCATCCTCCCGGAGGCCAGGGACGCGGTACGCGGGCATGACGCCCGACGTCTCGCGGCCCGACTAGATTCGGGATCGAGTGGCGGGCGCGCTCGGCCGGACGGTCGGCGCCCCGCCGCCGGCGGTGAGCGACTCGGTCCTACGCCGACCGAGTCCGAAGGAGCCGGACCGTACCGCGGTCATCGGCCCCGGGCCGCCGGCGGCCCCGCTCCCGTGTCGCGGCGACACGGGAGCGGCGGCCCGTGCGGGCGTCGTCCGCGAGTGTGGTGCCGGGGCGTCGAGCGGCGTCCCGGGCCCGGAAGAGCGGTCCGGGCGGAGCACCCACCCGAGAACCCCGTGGGGACGGGGGCGCGGCGGACGGCTCGGGTGCCGGCGTGGCTGGGGAGCCGCGCCGGCACCGCGATCCACCGGCACGACAGGGCTCCTGGAGTAAGACGCCCCTCGACAGCGGGAAACCCCCGGGTCGGTCACGACATCCGGGGGCCTCTCGAAGGGTGGACGATACTGGGATTGAACCAGTGACCTCTTCCGTGTCAGGGAAGCGCTCTCCCGCTGAGCTAATCGTCCTCGCGGCGCCGTCACTCACGGGAGTGGGGCGAGCACGTGGAGTGCGCGATACTGGGATTGAACCAGTGACCTCTTCCGTGTCAGGGAAGCGCTCTCCCGCTGAGCTAATCGCGCGGGGATCCTCGCGGATCAAGGCCCTGAGGGCCGGTGGACGATACTGGGATTGAACCAGTGACCTCTTCCGTGTCAGGGAAGCGCTCTCCCGCTGAGCTAATCGTCCTTGGAGGTGGAGACGGGATTTGAACCCGTGTAGACGGCTTTGCAGGCCGTTGCCTCGCCTCTCGGCCACTCCACCAGGAGCCGGTGAGCCGATGTGGCCCCCTGCTTCCTGGAGCGGACGACGAGGCTCGAACTCGCGACCTCAACCTTGGCAAGGTTGCGCTCTACCAACTGAGCTACGTCCGCCTGTCGTTTCGGTGCGCTCACGCGTCCCGGCGACGTGTTGAACTCTAGCGGATTCCGGGGCCAGGACAAAAACGCGTTCGCGCAGCGTGCTGCCCGCGGGCCGGTGCCCGACGGGACCGGACGGTCCGAGGAGGGACGGCCGGTTCGAGTCCTCGGGCCGGTCATAGACTCGACGACGTGCACGACCTCCCTCCTCTGGCCCGATTCGGCGACCGCCTCGCCACGGGTCTGCGCGACGTCACGAGCGACCCCATGGCCTTGGACTCCCGGGGCTTCTGGGCCGTCTCCCGCGATTTCGAGGGCGCCCTGACCTGCGCCCGCTTCGCCGATGTGCGACGGGAGCCGGTGCCGAGACCACGCCCCGGGGGCTGGATCGGGCCGCCCGTCGACGCCTGGACGTCCTCGCTCGACCGCGCTTCCTACACGAGAGCGGTCCGTCGCGTCCGGGAGCACATCGCGACCGGTGAGGTGTACCAGGCCAACGTCTGCCGGGTGCTGTCGGCGCCCGTCCCGGCGGACGCCGACGTGGACGCGCTGACGGCCCTCCTGGCCCGCGACAACCCGGCGCCCTACGCCGGAACGATCCGGCTTCCGGAGCACGGGGTCGAGACCGCGACGGCGTCGCCGGAGCTGTTCCTGCGCCGCGCCGGCCGCGTGGTGGAGTCCGGTCCCATCAAGGGGACGGGGAGGACCGAGGACGACCTGCTGGAGAAGGACCACGCCGAGAACGTGATGATCGTGGACCTCGTCCGCAACGACCTGGGGCGCGTCTGTGCCACCGGCAGCGTGAGCGTGCCCGAGCTGTGCGTGGTCGAGACCCATCCCGGCCTGGTCCACCTGGTCTCGACCGTGCGCGGCGAGCTGCGCGCCGACGCCACCTGGGGCGACCTGCTGGCCGCGACGTTTCCGCCCGGTTCCGTCACCGGGGCGCCCAAGTCCAGCGCCCTGCGGATCATCGAGGCCCTGGAGACGGCGCCCCGAGGCCCCTACTGCGGCGCGCTCGGCTGGGTCGACGCGGACCGAGGGGTCGGCGAACTGGCCGTGGGCATCCGTACCTTCTGGATCGACCGCTCCGGTGACGGGGGCGCGGTCCTGCGGTTCGGAACCGGCGCGGGCATCACCTGGGGATCGGACCCCGAGGGCGAGTGGCGCGAGACCGAACTGAAGGCGGCCCGGCTGCTCGCGGTAGCGTCGGGTGCGTACGCGGAGCGCGCCACGACGGCCCCGCCGCCCGCAGGTGTGGCGACCGGGTTCCCCGGTCACCGGCGCGAGACGTCCGACGGAACGACGTGAGGTGACGAACGGTGAAACTCTGGCTCGACGGCGCGCTGCGGGATCCCCAGGCCGCCCGCGTCTCGGCTCTCGACCACGGACTGACCGTCGGAGACGGGGTATTCGAGACCGTGAAGTCGGTCGATGGGCGGCCCTTCGCCCTGACCCGGCACCTGGATCGGCTGACCCGCTCCGCCCGCGGCCTCGGGTTGCCGGAGCCCGACACGGACGAGGTCCGTCGTGCCTGCGCCGCCGTGCTCGCGGCCAACCCGATGCCGCTCGGCAGGCTCCGCATCACGTACACCGGTGGGCTGGGACCGCTCGGGTCCGACCGCGGCGAGGACGGTCCGACACTGGTCGTCGCCCTGGGCGAGACGGTGCGTCGCCCGGACGCGACAGCGGTGATCACCGTGCCCTGGACCAGGAACGAACGCGGCGCCCTGACCGGGCTGAAGACCACGTCCTACGCCGAGAACGTCGTCGCCCTCGCCCGGGCGCGGGAGCTGGGGGCCTCGGAGGCGCTGTTCGGCAACACCCTGGGGCGGCTCTGTGAGGGGACCGGGTCGAACGTCTTCGTCGTTCTCGGCGGAGCGGTTCACACACCCCCGCTCGCCTCGGGATGCCTCGCGGGTGTGACCCGCGCCCTCACCGTCGAGTGGACCGGGGCCACGGAGACCGACCTTCCGCTGGAGGTCCTCAGGGAGGCCGACGAGATCTTCCTCACCTCGACTCTGCGCGACGTGCAGGCCGTGCGTCGGGCGGACGCCCGGGAGCTGCCGGGCCCCGGCCCCGTCACCACGAAGGTCGTGCGGATCTTCGAGGAGCGGGCCGCCGGTGACCTCGACCCCTGATCGGGCCCGCGACGACATCGCCGACGCCCGGTGGAAGCGGCAGGAATCGGGTCGTCCGCGCGCGGGTAGAAGCTCCGGGTGACCACCACCCTGCGACCGACCGAGCCGTTGTCGCGCACCGCCGACGGAGGACGCTCCCGTCGCTACCGGATCTGCGTCGACGGTCGCCCCGTGGGCTCGCTCCACCTCGTCACCTCCGCGTCGATCTCCCAAGCCGCCCGGATCGCCTCCCTGAGCGTCGACGCACCCGAGCGCCGGCGCGGCAGGGCCACCGTCGCCGCCCTCGCCGCCGAGGAGGTGACGCGGGAGTGGGGCTGCCGGGTCATCGAGGCGAGCGTCCCCGCGGAGGCAGGGGCGGCGCTTCGCCTGGCCGGCGCCCTCGGCTACACGCCCCGGGCGCGCCGGATGCGCAAACGCCTGGGCGAGACTCCGCCGCCCCTGCCGTCCGGCGTGGAGGGTCGGCCCATGACGGCGCCCGAGTTCGGCCCGTGGCTCGACCGGGCGATGGAGCGCTACACGCGTGCCCTGACGGACCAGGGCATGTCCCCGGCGGAGGCGTCCGCCAAGTCCGCCCTGGACCACGCGGCCCCGCGGGAGCACGGAACGCAGGCCGAGGGCATGCGCTTCGGCGTTCTGGAGAGCGAGGGCGACAGGGTCGCCACGCTCTGGTTGGGGCTTCGGCGGGACGCCGCCTACGTCTTCGACGTTCGGGTGGAGGACGGCCGACGCGGTCGGGGGCACGGGCGGGCCACGATGCTCCTCGCCGAACGTCTGGCCGTCAGCGCCGGCCGCAAGGCCCTCGAACTCAACGTGTTCGCGGGCAACACGCCGGCCGAGCGGCTCTACGACTCCCTCGGGTACGAGCCCGTCACGATCCACCTCGCCAAGCCCTTGGCCTAGCGACCGCGCGGTTCATCGGCGCGCCGGCGGCAACCGTCCTGTCGAGGTGTCAGGCGCTCGGGTCGACCGGCCCGGACGCCGCCGCCCGCGGCAGGCGGTCCGCGATCTCCTCGATCCGGCCCCGGAGACCGTCCTGGCTCCGGCCGCCGTCGAGGCGCTCCCCGCCGATCACGTAGGTGGGGGTACCGGTGACCCCGATCGCCCGGCCCTCCGCGTGGTCCGCGTCGACGATCAGGATGTGCCGCCCGTCGATCAGGGCCGTGTCGAACTCCTCCGTGTCCAGGCCCAGTTCGCCGGCGATCTCCACCAGCACGCGTTCCCCTCCGCGACTCAGCTCCTCGACGCGTGCGAGTACGGCCTCCACGTATTCCCATCCCCGGCCCTGCGCGGCGGCCTCCTCGGCCGCCTGCGCCGCGGCGAAGGCGTGCCGGTGCTTTTCCAGGGGGAAGTGCCGCAGCCGGGGTACCAGTCGGTCGCCGTAGCGGGCGCGCAGCGCCCGGAGGTCGTCCAGCGCGGTCCGGCAGTCCGGGCACTGCAGTTCGCACCAGACGTCCAGCACGATCGGGGCGGGGGTGGGGGAGTCCTTCATGGGGCCAGTCTCCCAGCCGCGTTTCCGGCGGCCGAACCGGTGTCCCGGCCGCCCTCGCCTCCACCGCCCCACGCCTTGGGCGCGTTCCGCGGTGGAGCGATCGCGAAGGGCCGGAACCCGGAGACGCCCCTGATCCCTCGCCGCCGGCGTGGCCCCGAGAGGTCCGGACGGTGCAGGATGGAGGGGACGGGGTGACCGTTCCCGCCATTCGCAGCCTGGAGGACCGGATGATCGCCGAGACCGTGTGTTCCGCCCTGGCCGCCGCGGGCCTGGGCATCGCGGCCGTCACGGCCTATCGCAGACGCTTCCGGGCGGCCACCCGCATCGCGGCCTACGCGCTGATCCCTCTGGGTCTGGTGATGACCGGCGTCGTCGACTGGCTCGCCGGCACCGCCTTCAGCCCCGTCGCCTGGGCCGGCTTCGCGGTGCTGGGCGTTTCCTGGCTGCTGTTCGTGACGCTCCGCCGGTCCGAGCGGCGGAGCGAGACCAGCG contains:
- the cobT gene encoding nicotinate-nucleotide--dimethylbenzimidazole phosphoribosyltransferase; amino-acid sequence: MTDTGRVPGEGQPENAGMVEQRGAPAPDAYPYLSESTSEDDDLLLLPGARGAWGNEVAPPAPEPVVEVLPPPAPRPAESGAPHDTGASRPASPDPANVTLRRPLHLGPLIPDASASPVRSLADRGPARQPIRDTPTSAEPPTAPDAPPTPRDPAEPGPDSPEPGGPKAVVTRPEPVPGPVPPAASGDAAQAVVARVSTEAVAATGGTLTALPMPPGDTSAPAAPVPQEKTADGEEAPHGAEPPVPERSAPAAADEEARQRANAAPPPEDVPPPEATRTVPDRMAVRDRAPFVDVPPALEATTPASAPVAPPAPDTAAPEDSRTAVGGLATPGTPDADTGGDDAAPDTGAEEPTGTDVGAGGPALPPGAEVPPAHPDTRPPDPADPLPVPSREEPEPTGRAGRAGDTERASEAEEPPTDEPALPESGTFLQKAPAPEPAAHPAPGPESTSVPLAETAAGHDSGADRAGAPIASTDRDPESRGVVPLGSSASVASPSFPEPAAPTTLPQEQEQEQEQEHSGDAESGQEARALPEAVRGPGAAPESGRPDDAPPSPPTSPAAPLPSGEPSSDALDRADLRPPTPPADRTAPEGPDAPPARPDPENLADPEAPDRETASGPRTGEESPAPDAAADDVPAGPSRAPAAPGYADSEREAILRVMRERRDIRNGFRDDPVPHEVLLRVLEAAHTAPSVGQSQPWDFVVIRSPETRRAMHELAERQREAYATSLPKGRAKQFRELKIEAILDTPVNIVVTADPTRGGRHTLGRHTQPQMAPYSAALAVENLWLAARAEGLGVGWVSFFDEREMVRALDLPEHLEVVAYLCLGYVDAFPDEPELTRAGWSKRRPLSWVVHEESYGRRALPGEDPHDLLGETVAQIRPLDAKALGQAWERQKRMTKPAGALGMLEIISAQLSGLSRQCPPPIPEPAAVAIFAGDHGVHAQGVTPWAQEVTGQMVANFLSGGAVCNAFAAQVGAEVCVVDVGVATDLPATPGLLPRRIRPATSDMTAGPAMSREEARQAIEIGIETARDLVSAGNKALLTGEMGIANTTASAALIAVFTGADPSEVTGRGTGVNDETLARKTEVVRRAIELHRPDPADPIGVLAAIGGFEHAAIVGLLLGGAALRTPVILDGVSAGAAALVARAIAPEVLAACIAGHRSAEPGHVAALNKLGLRPLVDLDLRLGEGTGALLALPLVQSTARAMHEVATFDSAGVTES
- the cobA gene encoding uroporphyrinogen-III C-methyltransferase — its product is MAEHPAYPVGLRLAGRRVVVLGGGQVAQRRLPALVAAGADIHLISPTATPSVEAMADAGEIVWERRGYRDGDLAEAWYVLVATSDPEANVAASAEAERRRVWCVRSDDADQATAWTPATGHSEGVTVAVLTTRARVRDPRRTAAIRDAVVEGLRDGTLLAPHQRDRAPGVALVGGGPGDPDLITVRGRRLLAEADVVIADRLGPRDLLDELPAHVEVIDAAKIPYGRFMAQEAINAALVEHARRGRFVVRLKGGDPFVFGRGMEEVEALAAAGIPCTVVPGVSSAVSVPGAAGIPVTHRGVAHEFTVVSGHVSPDDERSLVDWPSMAGLTGTLVILMGVDKIGRIAETLVAHGKSPDTPVAFVQEGTTAGQRRVDATLGTVAETVRTANVRPPAVIVVGAVVEAGPPSGGAPARPPRH
- a CDS encoding RNA methyltransferase — translated: MADLITVDDPDDPRLSDYTGLTDVELRRRREPAEGLFIAEGEKVIRRAGAAGYAMRSMLLSAKWVDAMRDVIDEAPAPVYAVSPELAERVTGYHVHRGALASMRRKPLPDPSDLLRTARRVAVMESVNDHTNVGAIFRSAAALGMDAVLLSPSCADPLYRRSLKVSMGAVLSVPYARLDIWPKGLEWVRAAGFTLLALTPDGKARTLDEAAPHHLERVALMLGAEGDGLSRQALVAADEWVRVPMAHGVDSLNVGAAAAVAFYAVTAGRPTG
- a CDS encoding serine/threonine-protein kinase → MDMAMMRLRREDPRVVGSFRLHRRLGAGGMGVVYLGSDRRGQRVALKVIRPDLAEDQEFRSRFAREVSAARRIRGGCTARLVAADLEADRPWFATQYVPGPSLHDQVVDEGPLSAADVAAVGAALFEGLVAVHEAGVVHRDLKPSNILLSPKGPRIIDFGIAWATGASTLTHVGTAVGSPGFLAPEQVRGAAVTPATDVFSMGATLAYASMGDSPFGHGSSEVMLYRVVHEEPQLRGVPDALAPLVRACLAKDPQERPGTPQLSLRLKEIAAREAQGITEARPPTQRGREADRPSVRVSTSGTPGPRGDRDTRPTPGRTRPPGTSSPRARRREGSSRGGGRITPVRSTPLEDGAGRRGNGTTPATPRSTPGGTGRNTRPGLGGHTSRGGAPGNRATRPTRAWRGPANPRLLRQRLFVFVVVTALVALGIALAQSCRRDARSLEGERTDGPAAVRIVTEDRLGVERPAAPFQPVGRPAVTA
- a CDS encoding chorismate-binding protein, coding for MHDLPPLARFGDRLATGLRDVTSDPMALDSRGFWAVSRDFEGALTCARFADVRREPVPRPRPGGWIGPPVDAWTSSLDRASYTRAVRRVREHIATGEVYQANVCRVLSAPVPADADVDALTALLARDNPAPYAGTIRLPEHGVETATASPELFLRRAGRVVESGPIKGTGRTEDDLLEKDHAENVMIVDLVRNDLGRVCATGSVSVPELCVVETHPGLVHLVSTVRGELRADATWGDLLAATFPPGSVTGAPKSSALRIIEALETAPRGPYCGALGWVDADRGVGELAVGIRTFWIDRSGDGGAVLRFGTGAGITWGSDPEGEWRETELKAARLLAVASGAYAERATTAPPPAGVATGFPGHRRETSDGTT